The following are encoded in a window of Phaeodactylum tricornutum CCAP 1055/1 chromosome 29, whole genome shotgun sequence genomic DNA:
- a CDS encoding predicted protein, which translates to MASLAVVEHRNQDATVYVGNLDQACSEELLTELFSQVGRVASVYMPKDKLSGQHNGYGFVEYLDAVDADYAMTILHMMKLFGRPVRVSKSSLNDEEGRHSRDIGANLFIGNVDPIDVNEQLLYETFTAFGTLVRTPNIARDEATQQSKGFAFLSYDSFQAADMAIELMNGQYLGNRQIQVNYAWKKDANGNITNERHGSRAERMLAEAKRANQQLGPSGPTLFRPNSTFASTGQQSTGSFLPPPPPPPLSSMPPPPPPLPPLAGSAIPPPPPPPPPLPQTAAGVPPPPPPPIVKTLPPPPPPPPITETLPPPSHGAFLPPPPPPPPSF; encoded by the coding sequence ATGGCTTCACTGGCTGTTGTCGAGCACAGAAATCAGGATGCGACAGTTTACGTTGGGAACCTTGACCAAGCTTGTTCGGAGGAGCTCCTAACGGAACTCTTTAGTCAAGTCGGACGAGTGGCCTCAGTTTACATGCCCAAGGATAAGCTTTCGGGGCAACACAATGGCTATGGTTTTGTGGAATATCTCGACGCCGTTGATGCCGATTACGCCATGACTATTTTGCACATGATGAAGCTATTCGGAAGGCCTGTTCGAGTGAGTAAATCGTCACTGAATGATGAAGAGGGCCGTCACAGTCGCGATATCGGTGCAAACTTATTCATCGGAAACGTGGATCCAATTGATGTGAACGAGCAGCTACTGTATGAAACGTTCACTGCATTTGGAACTTTGGTTCGAACGCCTAACATCGCCCGAGACGAAGCCACTCAGCAATCAAAAGGTTTTGCGTTTTTGTCGTACGATTCGTTCCAAGCCGCCGACATGGCAATCGAGTTAATGAACGGACAGTATCTTGGAAATCGACAGATTCAAGTAAACTATGCGTGGAAAAAAGACGCCAACGGAAATATTACCAACGAGCGGCACGGGAGTCGAGCAGAGCGCATGTTGGCGGAAGCGAAACGGGCAAATCAGCAGCTGGGGCCGTCAGGACCGACATTATTTCGACCGAACTCCACCTTTGCGTCTACTGGTCAGCAATCAACCGGATCCTTTCTACCACCGCCTCCGCCACCTCCGTTATCAAGTATGCCTCCGCCCCCGCCCCCTCTCCCTCCTTTGGCAGGATCTGCAAttcctccaccaccaccgcctcctcctccaCTTCCGCAAACTGCTGCCGGTgttccaccgccacctccgCCACCCATTGTTAAAACTCTcccaccaccgccaccaccacccccCATCACGGAAACGCTCCCACCGCCGTCACACGGGGCGTTCCTGCcacctcctcctcctccgccaCCAAGCTTTTAG
- the DHK1 gene encoding diatom histidine kinase 1 (two component sensor, Histidine Kinase, Response Regulator) — protein MMAASTASQQIKFESSAARDAFCCSRNAAISQRTQPLGCYAQMDRIQLTAPSTDLLSDDDEETLKIWIWKHHGEKIRKALKVGYGGHEDLAGSCCHLVHEESPHSTPIQLTEEKSDESIYSSRRLKLLDRTAKVQRLYLQKEPPGVVFGSLLEGLLELTESAYGFIGEVKHDAQKGVYLETHAVLENSLGSHNSAFEANQEGMQVFNMETLLEKVVTSQQQLISNNYQEQGRNDPTGPPPIETFLGIPFFENNGKLIGLVGIANKPNGYVQEDADFLEPFMVTCSNLLQAFQQVQENESLINTLEQKVRDRTRELQVSNERLKQANRQVMQTSAQQLQHFACMSHEIRTPLNCIVGLSSLLQESKLSPMQEDSMRMIVMSGDLLLTVVNDVLDYSRLESGNVDIEIQRSSLQETLISMVHSIEMKAQSKRILVKTYYDPAVPEYVHTDSRRLQQILYNLLGNAIKFSRDDSIVELRVSLAEKAATNSLFEGIDIQRECTDRSWSPLVFPEGNSSDTVEPPNCVLRFIIKDYGQGIRHTDFSRIFQPFLQASSETERVYGGTGLGLAITAKLVAGLGGHVFVDSEVGRWSTFTVDLPFHQEPAPIASITSHLQNATILFVCNDAGTLAQISPIFQRYSVTFHQFDDMEEMDGSITTQGFLKRGRHYFCLVHEDLYDSEAFDLLSNLATSVLLTFGPKFCIPETQDHYRSLVQILPSVLMESIAAFVHRTRNRPEGPVKTASFRRANRIPYAAFRVLVAEDNIINQKVLLRILDRLGMKDVVMVDNGKKAVDREAEEPFDVVLMDMQMPVMNGVEACKRIVGRHATRHPQALVIFVTANVSHEFEAECQKAGAVGFMPKPFNIGEIEKTFQKVHAIIGARESLAL, from the coding sequence ATGATGGCTGCCTCGACGGCATCCCAACAAATTAAATTCGAAAGCAGTGCCGCCAGAGATGCCTTTTGCTGTTCTCGGAATGCTGCTATTTCTCAGAGAACTCAGCCTCTCGGCTGCTACGCACAAATGGATCGAATACAGCTTACCGCACCTTCTACAGACTTGttgagcgacgacgacgaagaaacccTTAAAATTTGGATATGGAAGCATCACGGCGAAAAAATACGCAAAGCCTTAAAAGTTGGATACGGAGGGCACGAAGACCTAGCTGGTTCCTGTTGTCACCTTGTTCACGAAGAATCTCCGCATTCTACACCCATACAACTAACTGAAGAAAAATCGGATGAAAGTATATATTCTTCACGGAGATTGAAGCTCCTCGATCGCACAGCCAAGGTACAACGACTATACTTACAGAAAGAACCCCCTGGAGTTGTCTTTGGAAGTTTGCTCGAAGGTCTTTTGGAACTCACCGAAAGCGCTTATGGATTTATTGGCGAGGTCAAGCATGATGCCCAGAAGGGTGTTTATCTGGAAACCCACGCCGTTCTAGAAAATTCGCTCGGCTCGCACAATTCTGCTTTCGAAGCGAACCAAGAGGGTATGCAGGTTTTTAATATGGAAACCCTGCTGGAAAAAGTCGTAACATCCCAGCAACAGCTTATATCCAATAATTATCAGGAGCAAGGGCGCAACGACCCAACGGGTCCCCCACCCATCGAAACATTTTTGGGTATTCCATTTTTTGAAAACAATGGAAAGCTGATCGGTCTCGTGGGAATCGCCAACAAACCGAATGGATACGTACAGGAAGATGCTGATTTTCTAGAGCCCTTCATGGTGACCTGCAGCAATCTGTTACAAGCCTTTCAACAGGTACAGGAAAACGAGTCACTCATCAATACCCTGGAACAAAAGGTCCGGGACCGCACCCGGGAATTGCAAGTCTCTAATGAACGTTTGAAACAGGCCAATCGGCAAGTGATGCAAACTTCGGCACAGCAGCTTCAACATTTTGCCTGTATGAGTCATGAAATTCGCACTCCGCTTAATTGTATTGTCGGTCTTTCCAGCTTGTTGCAAGAATCCAAATTGAGTCCGATGCAGGAAGACTCCATGCGTATGATTGTCATGAGTGGTGATTTACTCTTAACAGTGGTCAATGATGTATTGGATTATTCCAGATTGGAATCGGGCAATGTTGATATCGAAATCCAGCGGAGCAGTCTGCAAGAAACATTGATCTCTATGGTGCATTCAATCGAGATGAAGGCTCAATCCAAACGTATTTTGGTTAAAACATACTACGATCCCGCTGTTCCAGAATACGTTCACACAGATAGTCGACGATTGCAACAGATTCTTTACAATTTGCTGGGCAACGCCATTAAATTTAGTCGAGATGACAGTATCGTGGAACTCCGCGTGTCGCTTGCTGAGAAAGCAGCAACGAACTCTCTATTTGAGGGCATCGACATTCAAAGAGAATGCACGGACAGATCATGGTCGCCGCTAGTTTTTCCAGAAGGAAATTCGTCTGATACTGTGGAACCTCCAAATTGCGTGTTACGATTTATCATCAAAGATTATGGTCAAGGGATCCGACATACCGATTTTTCACGGATCTTTCAACCGTTTCTGCAAGCCAGTTCCGAAACAGAACGCGTTTATGGGGGCACTGGTCTCGGGCTCGCCATTACGGCCAAACTTGTGGCAGGTCTAGGCGGGCATGTCTTTGTTGACAGCGAAGTGGGGCGTTGGTCTACGTTTACTGTCGATCTTCCCTTCCATCAAGAGCCGGCCCCGATTGCTTCTATTACTTCTCACTTACAGAACGCCACGATCTTGTTTGTGTGTAACGACGCTGGGACTCTTGCTCAGATTTCGCCAATTTTTCAGCGTTACAGTGTGACTTTCCATCAATTCGACGATATGGAAGAGATGGATGGTAGTATTACGACCCAGGGTTTTTTAAAACGAGGCCGTCACTACTTTTGTTTGGTACATGAAGATTTGTACGATTCAGAGGCTTTCGATTTACTGTCCAATTTGGCTACTTCTGTACTATTGACGTTCGGTCCCAAATTTTGCATTCCAGAAACACAGGACCATTACCGTTCCTTGGTCCAAATCTTACCTTCGGTCTTGATGGAATCCATTGCCGCATTTGTTCACCGTACACGTAATCGTCCGGAAGGTCCAGTGAAGACTGCATCCTTCAGACGAGCTAATCGCATACCATACGCGGCGTTTCGGGTACTCGTTGCCGAAGACAATATAATCAATCAAAAGGTTTTGCTCCGCATCCTGGATCGACTCGGTATGAAAGACGTGGTGATGGTGGACAACGGAAAGAAGGCCGTCGATCGTGAAGCCGAGGAGCCTTTTGATGTCGTACTCATGGATATGCAAATGCCAGTTATGAACGGTGTGGAGGCCTGTAAACGCATTGTGGGTCGGCATGCTACCAGGCATCCCCAAGCATTGGTTATCTTTGTGACGGCAAACGTGTCTCATGAGTTTGAGGCAGAATGCCAAAAGGCGGGAGCTGTTGGGTTTATGCCGAAACCTTTCAATATTGGGGAGATTGAAAAGACCTTCCAAAAGGTCCACGCTATCATTGGAGCGCGAGAAAGCTTGGCATTGTGA